One genomic region from Spirochaetota bacterium encodes:
- a CDS encoding AraC family transcriptional regulator yields the protein MQLPDPLFGLMDVAFTAGHGYRDTFNLSGRRLSFRKGRYFFAAIYGPQEGDDPVLHTHRFLEVQAVVRGSMRYVTADGERTIRRNEVLFVNNQVAHSVRTAGERGSQVLTMCLMPAALGYTDDMLDEQGLAGAYRLVRPFFPERVGDPYTSLTLSDSETRRIAFYGMTLVEMYMTDRVLGTTDLIRFIMRSLYTLYCDNVGDTERNAYIFDIIEYLSSHFTERITLADVSARVGLSPNYVSAVFNRVTGKTMMRFINERRMERAKHLLASTTLSVREISALAGYDTVTHFNDVFREITAASPLKFRRAIGGSAQR from the coding sequence ATGCAGCTGCCCGATCCCCTGTTCGGCCTTATGGATGTCGCATTCACTGCGGGGCACGGCTATCGGGATACGTTCAATCTATCAGGACGCAGGCTTTCGTTCCGCAAAGGCCGGTATTTCTTTGCGGCTATCTATGGTCCGCAGGAGGGCGACGACCCGGTGCTCCATACCCACCGTTTTCTCGAGGTGCAGGCGGTCGTGCGGGGCTCCATGCGCTATGTCACCGCCGACGGGGAACGGACGATACGCCGGAACGAGGTGCTCTTCGTCAATAACCAGGTAGCGCATTCCGTACGCACGGCCGGTGAACGCGGCTCCCAGGTGCTGACGATGTGCCTCATGCCCGCCGCGCTCGGCTATACCGATGACATGCTCGATGAGCAGGGGCTCGCCGGGGCGTACCGCCTCGTGCGCCCGTTCTTTCCCGAGCGTGTCGGTGATCCGTATACATCGCTCACGCTCAGTGACAGCGAAACGAGGCGCATCGCGTTCTACGGGATGACGCTCGTGGAGATGTACATGACCGACCGCGTGCTCGGGACGACCGATCTCATACGCTTCATCATGCGCTCGCTCTACACGCTGTACTGCGATAATGTCGGCGATACCGAACGCAACGCATATATCTTCGATATCATCGAGTATCTTTCGTCACATTTCACCGAGCGGATAACGCTCGCCGATGTGAGCGCGCGCGTAGGGCTTTCGCCGAACTATGTATCGGCGGTGTTCAACCGCGTTACCGGGAAGACGATGATGCGTTTCATCAATGAGAGGCGCATGGAGCGCGCGAAGCATCTCCTTGCATCGACGACGCTTTCGGTACGCGAGATATCAGCGCTCGCCGGTTACGATACGGTGACGCACTTTAACGATGTGTTCCGGGAGATCACCGCCGCATCGCCGTTGAAGTTCCGGCGGGCGATCGGGGGATCGGCGCAGCGTTGA